The genome window GCAAGAGAAAGCCGGATGTCATCATGGTGGAAAACCGACCGACCTATGTGCTTGCCCTGAAGCGGCATTTTCCCAAGATCCCGGTTTTCGTCAACATGCACTCTCATGTCTATGCTTCCAATGGCATGATCAGCAAAGAAAAGATGAAGAAGGTAGTACGTCTCGCCTCAGGTTTTTTTACCAATAGTGAATTCCTGCGTCGTCATTTTATGAAAGCCTGTAAGATCCCCGCTCATAAAATCCACGCCGTTCATCTGGGTGTGGACGTCAGCCCGTATCAAGTGGCAAAAATCCATTTCTCAATGCGTAAGATGCGCAAACAACTCGGCCTTCAGCCAGAGGACCGGGTCCTGTTTTACGCCGGGAGGCTGATGCGTGCCAAAGGGGTGCACGTATTGCTGAAGGCATTTCGGGAGGTCAGCGAAAAGGACCCGCTGGCACGGCTCGTGATTGTCGGAGGTACGGGCTATGGCAGCAACCGGCTGAATCCGTATGTGAAGGAATTGAAAAAGCTGGCGAAGCCGCTGGGCGACAAGGTCAAATTTGTCAAATTTGTTCCGAGCGCACAGATGCCGCTGTACTATCAGCTGGGTGACATCGTAGCCACTCCATCGGTATGGCAGGAAGCATTCTGCCGCGTCAATCTGGAAGCGATGGCTTCCGGAAAGCCTGTTATCACGACGCCTCGGGGCGGAATCGGCGAGGTCGTCACCCATCATGCAAGCGGATTTTTAATACCGCCGAAAGATTGGGGAAAAGAACTACCTGTCATTTGGGAGATTCTTTGGGGGATACCGGAGATTCGAGCTGAAATGGGAAAAAATGCATTGATGAGAGCCAAGCAGTTTTCATGGTACGCGACGGCACAAGGGTATCTGGAAGTCTTTGAGAAAGTCTGCAAGAAACAAACTTCCTCGTCTCCAGCCGATAAACCGCTTCGTAAAACTGGCTAAAAGACAGCCATTCACGCTAGGTTGCCGCCCTTTCTTTCACCACGTTGG of Brevibacillus choshinensis contains these proteins:
- a CDS encoding glycosyltransferase family 4 protein, producing the protein MKIAIISPGPFSVPPVKGSSVEHDIDEVTKMIEPEHQVTIYTRTCATYPKSAVVDNREFIRFPYKGPTPYLRRIIKHIRKRKPDVIMVENRPTYVLALKRHFPKIPVFVNMHSHVYASNGMISKEKMKKVVRLASGFFTNSEFLRRHFMKACKIPAHKIHAVHLGVDVSPYQVAKIHFSMRKMRKQLGLQPEDRVLFYAGRLMRAKGVHVLLKAFREVSEKDPLARLVIVGGTGYGSNRLNPYVKELKKLAKPLGDKVKFVKFVPSAQMPLYYQLGDIVATPSVWQEAFCRVNLEAMASGKPVITTPRGGIGEVVTHHASGFLIPPKDWGKELPVIWEILWGIPEIRAEMGKNALMRAKQFSWYATAQGYLEVFEKVCKKQTSSSPADKPLRKTG